The following are encoded together in the Streptomyces sp. NBC_01465 genome:
- a CDS encoding ABC transporter permease gives MTVTAPNPVPAAEVPKSSGTRLVDRVFKMRELAILAVFLVMIVITQMGNSEFLSEQGIKDLLLNATILVLVATGQSLVVITRNVDLSVGSTMGITAFAAGTYLQGGGNPVVAILLAMLLGIGCGLLNGLLVSLGQVPALVVTLGMLYIIRGVDSIWVGARQITAADLPGGFVDFGSGGISAVPWLALIALVVLVATAYYLKQFRSGRELYALGSNPEAAGLAGIPVRKRILAAYIFCGGLAGLAGALYLARFGNVDSGTGTGYELTVVSAVVVGGVVFTGGSGSVYGAALGALLLTSINSVLPALGVSSVWVLAINGILLILAIAVDRIVALRVAAALKKRAASIERNGRHG, from the coding sequence ATGACGGTGACCGCACCCAACCCCGTACCCGCAGCCGAAGTGCCCAAGTCGAGCGGCACCCGGCTCGTCGACCGCGTCTTCAAGATGCGCGAACTCGCCATCCTGGCCGTCTTCCTGGTGATGATCGTCATCACCCAGATGGGCAACAGCGAGTTCCTCTCCGAGCAGGGCATCAAGGACCTCCTGCTGAACGCGACCATCCTCGTGCTCGTCGCCACCGGCCAGTCGCTGGTCGTGATCACCCGCAACGTCGACCTGTCCGTCGGCTCGACCATGGGCATCACCGCCTTCGCAGCCGGCACCTACCTCCAGGGCGGCGGCAACCCCGTCGTGGCGATCCTCCTCGCCATGCTGCTCGGCATCGGCTGCGGCCTCCTGAACGGCCTGCTGGTCAGCCTCGGCCAGGTGCCCGCGCTCGTCGTCACACTCGGCATGCTCTACATCATCCGCGGCGTCGACTCGATCTGGGTCGGCGCACGGCAGATCACGGCGGCCGATCTCCCCGGCGGATTCGTGGACTTCGGCTCCGGCGGCATCTCGGCGGTGCCGTGGCTGGCACTGATCGCGCTGGTGGTGCTGGTGGCCACCGCGTACTACCTCAAGCAGTTCCGCAGCGGCCGCGAGCTGTACGCACTCGGCTCCAACCCGGAGGCCGCAGGGCTCGCGGGCATCCCCGTACGCAAACGCATCCTGGCCGCGTACATCTTCTGCGGGGGCCTCGCCGGACTTGCCGGCGCGCTGTACCTCGCCCGGTTCGGCAACGTCGACTCCGGCACCGGAACCGGCTACGAACTGACTGTCGTCAGCGCGGTCGTGGTCGGCGGCGTCGTCTTCACCGGGGGCTCCGGCAGCGTCTACGGCGCCGCGCTCGGCGCCCTGCTGCTCACCTCCATCAACAGCGTGCTGCCCGCGCTCGGCGTCAGCTCCGTCTGGGTGCTCGCCATCAACGGCATCCTGCTCATCCTCGCCATCGCGGTCGACCGGATCGTCGCCCTGCGGGTGGCCGCAGCCCTGAAGAAGAGGGCTGCCTCGATTGAAAGGAATGGGCGTCATGGCTGA
- a CDS encoding sugar ABC transporter ATP-binding protein: MNHRSDTDPAPVLALRDISKSFGAVRALRDVSLELFPGEVHALAGENGAGKSTLIKTLAGVNQPDAGHLLLDGEPTVFHGPADARDAGIAVIYQEPTLFPDLSITENIFMGRQPRRSLGRIDHKAAHSATLALMKRLGVELDPDRPARGLSIADQQIVEIAKALSFDARVLIMDEPTAALTGSEVARLFGVVRALRDQGAAVLFISHRLEEIFQICRRVTTLRDGAWIASEPIEGMTEEDLVRRMVGRDLEDLYPKQDVRAGDIALSVRRLTREGVFTDVSFDVRQGEIVGLAGLVGAGRTEVARAVFGIDRWDAGEVAVDGRTLANGAPSTAMAAGLALVPEDRRAQGLVMGMSIERNIGLTGLRTTTKAGFMDRGAERSRSLDWALKLQVKYARIADAVSTLSGGNQQKVVLAKWLATGPKVLIVDEPTRGIDVGTKAEVHRLLSELAADGVAVLMISSDLPEILGMADRVLVMHEGRLTAEIPRSEATEEAVMAAATGRAAA; encoded by the coding sequence ATGAACCACCGGTCCGACACGGATCCGGCCCCCGTCCTGGCGCTCAGGGACATCTCGAAGTCCTTCGGCGCCGTACGCGCGCTGCGGGACGTCTCCCTGGAGCTGTTCCCCGGCGAGGTGCACGCCCTGGCAGGCGAGAACGGTGCGGGCAAGTCGACCCTCATCAAGACACTCGCGGGCGTCAACCAACCCGATGCGGGGCACCTCCTGCTCGACGGCGAGCCGACCGTCTTCCACGGTCCCGCCGACGCACGGGACGCGGGCATCGCCGTCATCTACCAGGAGCCCACGCTCTTCCCCGACCTCTCGATCACCGAGAACATCTTCATGGGACGCCAGCCGCGGCGCTCCCTCGGCCGCATCGACCACAAGGCCGCGCACTCCGCGACCCTGGCCCTGATGAAGCGCCTCGGCGTCGAGCTCGACCCCGACCGTCCGGCCCGCGGTCTGTCCATCGCCGACCAGCAGATCGTGGAGATCGCCAAGGCGCTCTCCTTCGACGCCCGCGTCCTGATCATGGACGAGCCGACCGCGGCCCTCACGGGCAGCGAGGTGGCGCGCCTGTTCGGCGTCGTCCGGGCCCTGCGCGACCAGGGCGCCGCGGTGCTGTTCATCTCGCACCGCCTCGAGGAGATCTTCCAGATCTGCCGGCGCGTCACGACCCTGCGCGACGGCGCCTGGATCGCCAGCGAGCCCATCGAGGGCATGACCGAGGAAGACCTCGTGCGCCGTATGGTCGGCCGCGACCTCGAAGACCTCTATCCCAAGCAGGACGTACGGGCCGGCGACATCGCCCTGAGCGTCCGCAGGCTGACCCGCGAGGGCGTCTTCACCGACGTCTCCTTCGACGTCCGCCAGGGCGAGATCGTCGGCCTCGCCGGACTCGTCGGCGCCGGACGCACCGAGGTCGCCCGCGCCGTCTTCGGCATCGACCGGTGGGACGCCGGCGAAGTCGCGGTCGACGGCCGGACGCTCGCCAACGGCGCACCCTCCACCGCGATGGCCGCGGGCCTCGCCCTCGTCCCCGAGGACCGGCGCGCCCAGGGCCTGGTGATGGGCATGTCCATCGAACGCAACATCGGGCTCACCGGACTGCGTACGACGACGAAGGCCGGGTTCATGGACCGGGGCGCCGAGCGCAGCCGCTCCCTGGACTGGGCCCTCAAGCTCCAGGTGAAGTACGCACGGATCGCCGACGCCGTCTCCACGCTCTCCGGCGGCAACCAGCAGAAGGTCGTCCTCGCCAAATGGCTCGCCACCGGGCCCAAGGTGCTGATCGTCGACGAGCCCACCCGCGGCATCGACGTCGGCACCAAGGCCGAAGTGCACCGGCTGCTCAGCGAGTTGGCCGCCGACGGGGTCGCCGTTCTGATGATCTCCTCCGACCTGCCCGAGATCCTCGGCATGGCCGACCGCGTGCTGGTGATGCACGAGGGCCGGCTCACCGCCGAGATACCGCGCTCCGAAGCCACCGAGGAAGCCGTGATGGCCGCAGCCACCGGGAGGGCCGCCGCATGA